The genomic DNA AGATAAAGCTCTTGAAgccaattttaaaatttatagttGTCTTGATTACACACCTTAATTGTCAAAGGAAGTAGATTTCGTGCTTACACACCTTTGCCCATGTGAGTGGATTATTCTGCTCTTGAATGAAGTGGACCCTCTTCACACTGTAGGATCGGCCAATTAATCAATGGTCTTCAGTCGTCTAGCATAAACCCTAATTTGGACGGTTCAAAATGTCAACGAATTTTGAAAGACAATGCTTAACTCGTGTCTATAAAGAGTTATTTAAACTTTTAAGTTTTGCGTTTTTAGTAAGTTACCTCTGTTTCAGAGTGGAATTTTGCAAGTAGAAAAAATAATGAATCTTACATTATTGAGTATACTTTTTTATTGTGTCATAAGAGCGATTTGAactattaattataattaatgatTGTGTTTTGTGAAATCTGTAAACCCTAAACTTTTTTGTGAcctttttctaataaaaattttactttATTAGGGAGAGGAAAAGAATTTGAaagtattacaataatttaagaaaGGGAGTGTTTTGAACCCAGAACGCATGGGTAGAAATCCAACATCATATCCACTAAATATTGGACCACATGTAAAATCATtgattctaattaaacttcttctAAACCCTTTTGTGACCTCTTTCTTCTGCTGCAGTTAACCTATTAATACTAATTAGTATGGTTTGTGAAAtcattaaaccctaaacccttctGTAACCTCTTTTTTCTGCTGCAGTTAACCTATTAGTTCTAATTAGTGAGTATCTTTTGTGACAActctaaccctaaacccttttgTGACCTCTTTTTTCTTCTGCAGTTAAGCAAATATGTAAAAGATAAATGATGAAAAGTTACCTTTCCTGGGTaaagaaatagaaagaaaagcCTCCAAAATTCAATTTCAAGTAACTCCAACAACCCTTGACAAtgtaaaatgattgatggtggttGCATTTGCATGCAGAGTCATGTGCTATTAACAAAGTTTCATGATCCTTGAATCTGAAGCCAAAAACAGCTAGCTGTGATGCTGTACTGTACGGAGTAGAAAATTGGACCAGTTATTGATATCGCAATATTAGCACATTTGTTGCCGAAAATTCCGGTCACCCCAGGTATGGGTTCACACTGCTCAGAATTTTGTATCAAGTTATAATAGTTTGATCTTGTCAACGAGAAGGGAGGAATGGTTGCATGCTacttgattttttattatttggaaGATATGGTTTGTAATATGATGCCAAAAACTGGTCAATACAAGAGATCATCCAGTACCGTGCCCGCTAATTTGATTAGGAATTTTATACTAACTCACCTTTAAGCTTTAGTTGTTATCAAGGTCCATCGGAATTGGGGTAGATTTTTTTTCCAGGAAACACCATCAACAAATTTCAAAATGAGACCAGTTTAGAAATGCTTTTGTGAAAAATACTTCTACTTTTACTGCTTTTGTTAGAAGCATAATagaacttttatttaaaattcaacaGTAGCTTATACGCGTTAATTTCAATTAACACTCTTATTATAGCGGTGAGTTTAATAAGTGTGAtccttattttataaaaaataaacatgatcGCATCTATGCATTACACTCGataattggacttattttactAAACTCAAATTTTCCGATTCACGTTTAAGAAATCTATATTAAATAGAGAGTGAtttatttctcttctttccGTGAAATTACATAATAAGGTCATGTGTCATGAGAACAAGTTACATGGCATCACGTGCTATGACATAAAGGCACGCAAATAAATTTTCACATGTCTTTATTTTATTAGCACAAGACGCCACCATGACGATGTATCCATGTCGGACAAGTCTTTCACCATGTGCCCTTTTATGTTCCTCCCAAAAAGATTTCCCCACTAAGAGCATTTCCAATGCAATGActcaaatattatattttggtCCAAATACAAAGCATCTCTCAAATGCCACTCATATTGAGTTTTGAACTTTTGGGGCAAAGTGAGACCCAAAATATGAGATTTGAGTCCAATGTGGAGCCTATGCCACTAGAGAAAATGTTATTCAttcaagaaaaatgagatttgagttttgagtcaatcATCTCCAATGCACAAATTCAAACTGTTAaaattgaaatatatgttttGAGTCCAATATTTTCTACTTCAATGCAAAAACTCAAATCTTAAAACTCTAAATGAGTCTTAAGACTTAATTAGTCTTTACATGGGACGAGAAAACCACAATACATAAATTCACTATCTTTTTACAacccaaatataaaaaaaaaatatagttgaGTGGTATTATTGACACTTTAAAGATTTTATTGTGCACTTcttatataataattttatttttaccaataaaaaatattaacaataaaaggaaaattctAAAACTATGgggttctttttttctttttttctttaattttctttaattttgtgcATTTTGTTTCTATTAATAGACCGTATCAAATTTTATCAGATCTCTATTAGAAGATAAATTTGATTAAGAATTGTCATGCATTGTATATGAAAAAAAGTATATGTTGAGCATAATTAAGCTTCCATTAATCACTTCACAAGAAGAAATAGAAAAAGGTTGcttcttttttcgttttttttttcctttcgaaAATAACTATGTTTACATGATTTTCACCAAGAAAGCACCAAGTTTCTTCAAATTACTGAACGTAAAATCCAATTTACTACACGGAGTAGCTAGCTACTAAGTACGCACTCATCATCAAAACTTGATTCAAAATCCGTATTGCAAAACTTCATTATCAAAGTAAGACTCGACAGTCTTTGAAAATATGTTGTCGTAATCATACGAAAACCCGCTCATGGGACCAGAGGACTCGAACACCGTCAGATCATTTGACACAAGATGATCACGTGGTGATGAATGGTTGTGGTTGCTTTTCACCGTATGATCAGTTGTTGGCATATCTTCTTTGACGAACACTTCATTTTTAATCGATGAAGTGAAGGATGAGAAAAAGGGGTGCTCTTCTTTGTTTGTTGAACAGTTGGCCTTGTCAAAACAAATGAACTTCGAAGAATCTTTAGGACTTGTGGAATCCAAGACCAATTCCGAAGCGCTGAGGTAGTCTCTGCAGGTGTGATTCCCAAAATATGTGGTCCGAAACATTGGTGGATGATCTTGAATTTGTTGCACGTGTTTGGTTGCTTTGCACTCGGATTTGTGAGTGCATCTGAAGTAGTTTCTGCATATATGCAACACATATAACTATGGTCAACTTCAATCTTGAAACTATTACCACTTTAATTATTGCAGTTGTAACAATTTTACTAGAAAAATCTACTATATGTATGTACCTTGAATGCATGGCATTGTGGATAACTTTTTGTCCGTACTTTCTCCATGTATGACCATCGTAAGTCAAAGCAGGAGTGTCTCTAATCCAAGAGTGTGAAGTCTTTCTGCAAGGAACAAGAAGTTGCAACTCTTTGTTAGAACTTTAAAACTAATGTATTAATTTACCGAATTAGGCAAAATTCCTATCTATTGATTTGAAATGAAAGGTTGAGGTTAAGTGGTAATGCTACCATGGTAAGAGGGATATAGGTATTGGATATTTAGATCATTATATATAAGGAACAACAGAAGCATCCAAATTTTGGCATAATTGGCAAAACATGAACATGTATGAGAGCAAGTGGTAGTCTTTCACCTTTTTGTCTCAATAGAAATTCTATGCATtcttgaataaataaataaataattatatttatccaCCAGAATCTAACAGCTATTATGAGTAAATTAATTATAGTTATAATTGTTCACACGTTAACATAAATCTAACAACTGTGGTGAACAAATTAATTACAGTTGTTCATACGCGCATGAGGATGATTGCCAAAATAAAGGACTCTTTAATGTTGTGCGTTTCATACACAAATGTTTGAGACTGAACAATCAAATCATACATGGAAAGAGTCTttaactggaaaaaaaaaattcactttgAACACTATGTTAATGCAGATGTTGATGAATTGTAACCAGGTAGTAATTAATTAGAGAACCCTAAACTAATTACCCGGATCTAAAGAACCTATAACTAATTACCTTCTCTTGTAAGAACCTCTACGATCCTTGAAGGTTGAAGTGCTCTTACAACTGATCTCCTCCTCAGTATAATCTTCAGACTTACTAACAGCCGCATGATCAGGATTAGCATCCCAAGATGATGAATCTGCAccgtcaccaccaccaccaccaccaccaccaccactaccaccgTCACTAACACCAATACCACCACCGCTAATTTCAGTACCACCACCACTAACACCACTACTATTCCCTTGAATTTGATCAGAAACAAACTCCTGATCAGACTCCATCCCCTTTATAATCAAAAGAGTATTCACAAATGACCCCAAAATCTTATTAACAATACCTTCAGCCGATTCCCCCTTATGACCATCAACAACAAATGACCTATTTTCAAAAACCTTACTCAGTTGACTTGCCAGTTCACGCCCTTGGATCAATTCCTCCGTCGCTCTCTCCCTATTTGGTATCGCACTCTTCATCGCTCTCTCCCTATTTGGAACAACTCTAGATTATGAGTTTCTGGTATGTGCTTTGCTGTGGCCAAAGTGATTGATGGGAGGTAACCTTATATATCGGTCAAGAGGAGCTCCTGATGTACAAGTTATGATCCTCTCCTATCGCACCATCCGATCTCAAGAAGTAAAAATTTCAGACCATCCAAATTGAATCTTACGGTCGTTATTATCCGAATCCCTCTCTCCTAGACGGTCCAGATTTAGTTTCTTGTGCTCCGGGCAGTGTGACATGGGACACAACCTGACATGCTTCTCCCGATTAACTTCTTTCGTCCCACTAACGGCTAGATGAGCCTCCACGTAAACAAATGTTGTACGACGTCATTGCCATGAGGCAACCCTAATGTCGTCAGCGAGTGGTGTTCTTACCTGTCCTTGTCTGACGTTCTGGAAAATagttactattttttattttgctcacttttttaaaccaaaaatttagagaaaattatataatagtccctcaactttcATTCAATTAGATTAATAGtttcttaattaaaaatatatgctcattggtcccttaattcaacaaaacgtgcagctatagtTCTTTTCGTCAATTCAGTCAGAATTTTGTTAAATTGAGTCATGTTGAAAGGACCATTATTACAattaagttaaagttgagggataaTTGCtctaattaggttaaagttgagagattatttctctaattggattaaagttaagggaccattactacaatttttctcattttatttttcatatttgctcCTTGATTCAGCCTCACATGTGTGGCATGTGATTCATCTTGACGGAAGTTCTaacggagttgacgaaaatgactatCGCTACACATTTTGAAGATTTAAGGGATTATTggtcatgaatttttaattgagagATTATTACTCCAATTACGTTTAAAATTGAGGAATCATTATTACAATTTccttaaaaatttaaaagtctCTAAGTCGTTTTATCATATTATCTCCAAATACTGAAATAATACTCTCATCCCCAGTTGGACTATATAAAAATTGTCGGCCACAATTACGGTTGCATCCTTTGGGAGATTGTGTGATTGGAGCCTTTGAGGTAGATTGTTACATTATAAATGGCAAACAGAGTGCCCTTAGGGTTTTGTTGATAAGAtatgaggagaaatttttcgttGTGCGCTAAATGGATGGTATAGAATGTGTCATTATTAAAGTTGTTAATTTCTTAAAACAAgtctcaccacttatataatgatACGTGGTGTAACACTCCGTGTTCCAGACATTGAAAATATGTCGACATTAATGTGGTAGTTAAATCTCCAAGGTCCTTGTTGAGaagagatcctctctggatctttTCCACCAAGGCCACTGGATCAAGTGATCCAagcctttgaaatttcatctaacggttaaaaattattatagtttttaaggGGTCAAAATAGGTAGACTGCtggaagaaatttcaaaaatttggaTCACTTGTTCTGTTCAAGTCTCAACGTGGGGATAAAGCATCATTGGAGCAAAACTTCTTATATATTAATGGGTTGGTTGGAATATTAAACGTTCAGTAGACGTgtgtataaatataaaagatttaaaaagaaaaagtatataTGTAAGAAGAGAAGTTGGAAGGAAATAcgaaagggagagagaaagagagaaattgtGGGAGTaggaagataattttttttttttttaaataagagaTATGTTTTGATGAAATGtgaataatgaaaaaaaataagtaaaaaaaaatgtgcaaaaTTACTTTCATGCCtatcatttttatttgaaaatattatcTTTCAATTACGCATGAAAggattgtactaaaaaaaattatgcgtGGAAGGGTAATACTTCATCAACTTTTTTATAGAGTATTTTATTCATACGTAATATAAAtattgtcaatattcaactttggtAGTGCTTGTAAGAGATGTAATTCATGATGTAATGTTAATTATATGCATTTCTAATATAACTAATTATTCTTCCCTTCTTTACCTGGATCTCTAGTAGTGGTAATGTGATCAATAAATACAATATGAATAAGAATTGGTTCAATTACTTTTCTTATCTTGAAAATTCCAATcctatttcttaattttacaTCTACATCATCTTTAATCCGGCCGAAATAGGATTTGTTACTTATAAAATTCTTCATCAATTTTTTGTTGACATATTATGGGTGTGAATACTACTATTCTCATTAGAGAAGTTTTAGCATTTTGACACAAATTAAATCTTACACTTAACGTGTTTATTGGGTGAAATAATAGGTAGATTCAGATTACAGAGTCTCTTGGTAACCAACACTCGATGACAATTCTTTTCATGATCTCAGTAGAGAAACCTCCTTATAGTAAATTAGACTAATTTGATCTACACCAGCTCAAGTACTTTGAATTATGCAGCCCTGGTCTTAGGGGGTAATTGCATCGACCTTAACCAAGATTTGTGAACTGTAATAACAAACAATTTAATAGTTTTCGTTTATGTAAAGgatacaataaaaaatataataatagcTAGAGCACTAGCCTCTATTGCACTCATGTGATTTTAAAcaaggaaactttaacgaaaagttctcggtattgtttattttaacgaaaaatcacatttttacactaaaaaggcAATCCTAggactattcactttatcctttattttgttcttacaattaaaactcaaaattttcaagcctttttcattaattttccttttaaacaAATGTTTGAGATCAAGGCAATGCAACCACGTGCATTGTAGACCCAGATGAATTTATTCATAGAAAATGACTAAATAGTATATATGATTTCCAAATCAGAGAAGCAAGGGACATTTTTATGTGGTTATAAGTAATTGAAATTTATATTGTCAAtttgttttatggtggaacctcaactttttcatggtatcagagcaagttaTCCCTTATGTGAAGCCTAATAACCACACCTGCTTCACGTCTCCCAATTTGTATTGTCCACATGTTTAACTtaaaaattcgccacacgtgaAGAAATATATCAAGagtatgaatcccacattgagaAAACAAGAGACATTGCATGTACTTATAAATAGTTGGATTACTCcctatattgtcaattaattttagaGTGGAACCTCCACTTCTTCACCACCCTCTCTCCCTGGCCCCCAAAACACCCTCAACAAAACATGCCTAGTAAATTATATGTTACTAATTTCATAGGTCTAAGAAACTCTCCATCTCtggtgaaaaaaaagaaaattcatatCCCCTTGTAGAAATCGTGTCGGAATTTATTCTTTATGAATGTTTGTACAAATTATCTCTAAGTTAACGTATTGATCAATATAAAATTATCCGAGAGGTACCCTTTGTACTTGTTCGGGTTTGCCAATATATAGCAATATCACTATCGCTTCTTGTAAACGAAAAAACATCTCTAACCACTGGTGAAGAGGAGGAGGTACAGTGCCTTTGCTTCCTCTCCTTCTCCCtcctctttttaatttttatcttttcgTTCAATGTCTTCTTTTTGTGTGAATAAATATTATCGTTTGGTGATTTGGTATAAGCCATGCTCAAATATCTTATTTCCCATCACTTTTTTCTGCTCCTCCTTCAtactgttgagaatgaatcacacaATAATAGAAGAAGGGACATTAGATGAGCTTATTAGGcttaactttcttcatagtatcaGAGAATAGATTATCCCATATGTGATGCCCAATGGCCACACACACTCTATATCACCCCCATTTGTGTTGTCTAGGTGTATATGTCACATCAATTAATGGATTTGTCTTATTAGATGTCGATTGTACACATCACTTCTCACATGAAATAGAATAAGAATGTAAAAGAAACATGTGATTTCCGTAGTATTACTCATATTAGTATGATTAGATCTCACATCCACCATAAAAAGGGTGCCCGGGGCGCATTAATTGCATCCATCTAACACAAAGAAGTATCTTCTTGCatttaaagaatttaaacaaaattatgGCAATGCTGCACTAAGCAATCAACATATTAACAAAGATAAAGACATGTGTTCAGCATCGAGACGTAACTTGAAATAGTTTCAGAGTCAGTGACTGAGCAGTTAACATGTTAAAGAGTCAAAAGATCGTTCACACTATTTGTTGCCACTTAATCCTAAAGGAGTCAACACCAGTATTAGTTAGATGGTTTATTCATCAATTATAACATTACACTGTAAAGAAAAACATTATAAATTCAATGAGTAGGAAGAAGGAACAACCAACTTGATAATCGAGAAAAGAATTCACAACCAAGAATCAATTGTAGTATGACAAGTAAATAAAACTTGTAGTTGTCAGACCAACTATGTTTTCGTATAAAAATTGTAGTTGTCGAGATATATTTTTAAAGTTACTATATTATTGTTCAAAGACTAATCCTAAAGGAACTGTAGAGCTACATAGAGCACACTACTGAAAGATGGTACAATTATTTGTCTATAGACAGCTAACATGGTTTCCATAAAATGGGTTAGTTTTCTTTATTACACACCTTAATTGTCAAAGGAAGTAGTTTTCTTGCTTACATGTACACCCTTGCAATGTATTCTGCTCTTAAATGAAGTGGACCTCATCACAGTGTAGGGACTCGTTGTCTTTGTCAAATGATATATGAGTTTGTtttgaaatgcttttaaaataattgaaagcgttagtaaaaattcaaatgaatcttaaaaaaaaacattttaagtgcttcctgcaataagtctttcaaaataaatttcatcaaaatgctttcagtcattttaaaagtatttctaaACGAACTCATATATACTTAACTCTTGTATAAAGAGTTAtataaacttttaatttttgcgTTTTTAATAAGTTATGACATAAAATCGATCGCAATGATattttaggattcatatagccgactcCACTTAGTAGAATaaagttttgttgttgtttttaataAGTATATCTGTTTTGTTGACCAAAATTTTTTTATCTCTATTTAGAGTGGAATTTTGCAAATAAGTAGAAATggttcattattttatattattgaaTATACTTTTTTATTGTGTCAAAAGAGCGATTCGAAGGCCTATTAATTCTAATCAAAAGGCATTTTTTGAATTTAAGCATGCTACGCATGACTACATattttttaatcatattattattagtccattatgaggctaagtcgatccctctttctttttgtgtaaataatattgtttgttaaaaaaaaattatttccatTGTGTCAAGGCTCGCTCCGAGGCAACTCCAACAAGCCTTTTACAAATTATGTAGAATGTGACATCAACAAAGCTTCATGATCATTGAATCTGAAACCGAAAACAGCTAGCTGTGATGTTATCCTGTACGGAATAGAAAATTGGACCAGTTGCTGATATGGCAATGTGAGCACATTTGTTGCTGAAAATTCCAGTCACCCCAAAACACGTTCACACtggtttatatttttgttttgtggaaTCAAGTTATAGTAATTTTATCATGTCAACGAGAAGGAACAAGTCGTTGCATGccacttgatttttttttttttttagtatttggAAGATATGGTTTGTGATATGATGCCAAAAATTGGTCAATACAAGAAATCATTTTTATACCGTGTCTGCTAATTTGATTAGAAATTTTAAGCAAACTTGCCTTTAGGCTTTAGTTGTTATCTAGGTCCATAGGAACCGGGGTAGATTCTTTCCAGGAAACACCGtcaacaaatttcaaaataaaacccGTTTAGAAATGCTTTTGTGGAAAGTACTTCTACTTTTAGTGCTTTTGTTAGAGGGTGAGTTTAATTAGTGTGGTACTTATTTTATAGAAATCAAAACCATGGCATCGATGTATTACACTCAATAATTGGACTTATTCTACTGAACTGAAATTTTCTGATTTACGCTAAGAAAATCTCTATTGAATAAAATGACAAAgtgaattctttttcttttctattttccgTGAAATTACATAACTAGGTCATGTGTCATGATAATAACTTACTTGATATTAATTCCACATGGCGTTATATGCCAATGAAATATAAGACATGTGGAGACAAGTTTCACATGTCTTTATTCATTGGCAAAAAACGCCACCATGATGGTGTATCGTGCCGCAAAGTCCTTCTACATGTGCCTCTCTATTCCTCCCAATAAAATTTCTCCactaagatcatctccaatgCAAGGACTTCAAGTCCTATTTTTAGGTCCCGTTATAAGGCAAAGCATCTATGGTTAATGCACATGAGatttaaaactcatatttggttTCAAGGCAAAATGAGACCCAAATTTGAGTTTCAATATGAGATTTGAGCCCAAGATGAAGCCTATACCAACTAGAAAAAATGGtc from Pyrus communis chromosome 17, drPyrComm1.1, whole genome shotgun sequence includes the following:
- the LOC137723731 gene encoding WRKY DNA-binding transcription factor 70-like, translated to MKSAIPNRERATEELIQGRELASQLSKVFENRSFVVDGHKGESAEGIVNKILGSFVNTLLIIKGMESDQEFVSDQIQGNSSGVSGGGTEISGGGIGVSDGGSGGGGGGGGGDGADSSSWDANPDHAAVSKSEDYTEEEISCKSTSTFKDRRGSYKRRKTSHSWIRDTPALTYDGHTWRKYGQKVIHNAMHSRNYFRCTHKSECKATKHVQQIQDHPPMFRTTYFGNHTCRDYLSASELVLDSTSPKDSSKFICFDKANCSTNKEEHPFFSSFTSSIKNEVFVKEDMPTTDHTVKSNHNHSSPRDHLVSNDLTVFESSGPMSGFSYDYDNIFSKTVESYFDNEVLQYGF